The proteins below come from a single Sorghum bicolor cultivar BTx623 chromosome 4, Sorghum_bicolor_NCBIv3, whole genome shotgun sequence genomic window:
- the LOC8073167 gene encoding probable tocopherol O-methyltransferase, chloroplastic translates to MAHATLLHCSQSSTSPLACRRGSHYYYRAPSHVPRRSRPRGRGGVVSLRPMASSTAAQPPAPAPPGLKEGIAGLYDESSGLWENIWGDHMHHGFYDSGEAASMADHRRAQIRMIEEALAFAAVPSPDDPEKAPKTIVDVGCGIGGSSRYLAKKYGAQCKGITLSPVQAERGNALAAAQGLSDQVTLQVADALEQPFPDGQFDLVWSMESGEHMPDKRKFVSELARVAAPGGTIIIVTWCHRNLEPSETSLKPDELSLLKRICDAYYLPDWCSPSDYVNIAKSLSLEDIKAADWSENVAPFWPAVIKSALTWKGLTSLLTSGWKTIRGAMVMPLMIQGYKKGLIKFTIITCRKPGAA, encoded by the exons ATGGCTCACGCGACGCTGCTCCACTGCTCCCAATCCTCCACGAGCCCCCTAGCCTGTCGCCGCGGCAGCCACTACTACTACCGCGCCCCTTCGCACGTCCCGCGCCGCTCCCGCCCccgcggacgcggcggcgtcGTCAGCCTGCGTCCGATGGCCTCGTCGACGGCGGCTCAGCCCCCCGCGCCGGCGCCCCCGGGCCTGAAGGAGGGCATCGCGGGGCTGTACGACGAGTCTTCGGGGCTGTGGGAGAACATCTGGGGCGACCACATGCACCACGGCTTCTACGACTCGGGCGAGGCCGCGTCCATGGCCGACCACCGACGCGCCCAGATCCGCATGATCGAGGAGGCGCTCGCCTTCGCCGCCGTCCCATCCCCAG ATGATCCGGAGAAGGCACCAAAAACCATAGTAGATGTTGGATGTGGCATTGGTGGTAGCTCAAGGTACTTGGCTAAGAAATACGGAGCACAGTGCAAGGGGATCACATTGAGCCCTGTTCAAGCTGAAAGAGGAAATGCTCTTGCTGCAGCGCAGGGGTTGTCGGATCAG GTTACTCTGCAAGTTGCTGATGCTCTGGAGCAACCGTTTCCTGATGGGCAGTTTGATCTGGTATGGTCCATGGAGAGTGGCGAGCACATGCCGGACAAGAGAAAG TTTGTTAGTGAGCTGGCACGCGTCGCTGCTCCTGGAGGGACAATAATCATCGTGACATGGTGCCATAGGAACCTCGAACCATCTGAGACTTCGCTAAAACCCGATGAACTGAGTCTCTTGAAGAGGATTTGCGATGCGTACTACCTCCCAGACTGGTGCTCACCTTCAGACTATGTGAACATCGCCAAATCACTGTCTCTGGAG GATATCAAGGCAGCTGATTGGTCAGAGAATGTGGCCCCATTTTGGCCCGCTGTGATAAAATCAGCACTAACATGGAAGGGCCTCACCTCTCTACTGACAAGCG GATGGAAGACGATCAGAGGGGCGATGGTGATGCCGCTGATGATCCAAGGTTACAAGAAGGGGCTCATCAAATTCACCATCATCACCTGTCGCAAGCCTGGAGCAGCGTAG